One Micromonospora sp. WMMD1120 genomic region harbors:
- a CDS encoding Rieske (2Fe-2S) protein, translating to MSDDQALTGPGTQTRRTLLTGVGAVGAAVVLAACGSDDGGGSDAPTSGGPAVPSTGDAGGGDRQNAQSLATTADIPVGGGKILAAEGVVITQPTAGQFKGFSPICTHQNCPVSNIDGGTINCTCHGSKFSIEDGSVKAGPATKPLPPRDIKVTGDQISLA from the coding sequence ATGAGTGACGATCAGGCGCTGACCGGTCCGGGCACGCAGACCCGTCGTACCCTGCTCACCGGCGTCGGGGCGGTCGGCGCGGCTGTCGTCCTGGCGGCCTGCGGCAGTGACGACGGCGGCGGCAGCGACGCCCCCACCAGCGGCGGCCCGGCCGTGCCCAGCACCGGCGACGCCGGCGGCGGCGACCGGCAGAACGCCCAGTCGCTGGCCACCACCGCCGACATCCCGGTCGGCGGCGGCAAGATCCTGGCCGCCGAGGGCGTGGTGATCACCCAGCCCACCGCCGGCCAGTTCAAGGGCTTCAGCCCGATCTGTACGCACCAGAACTGCCCGGTGTCGAACATCGACGGCGGCACCATCAACTGCACCTGCCACGGCAGCAAGTTCTCGATCGAGGACGGCTCGGTGAAGGCCGGCCCGGCGACGAAGCCGCTGCCGCCCAGGGACATCAAGGTCACCGGCGACCAGATCTCGCTGGCCTGA
- the uvrA gene encoding excinuclease ABC subunit UvrA, translating into MADRLLIRGAREHNLRDVSLDLPRDALIVFTGLSGSGKSSLAFDTIFAEGQRRYVESLSSYARQFLGQMDKPDVDFIEGLSPAVSIDQKSTSRNPRSTVGTITEVYDYLRLLFARIGEPHCPVCGERISRQSPQQIVDRVLAMAEGTKFMVLAPVIRGRKGEYVDLFAELQAKGYARARVDGVVHPLTEPPKLKKQEKHTIEVVIDRLTVKPSAKQRLTDSVEAALGLSNGLVLLDFVDLPEDDPDRERRYSEHLACPNDHPLAIEDLEPRVFSFNAPYGACPECTGLGTKKEVDPELLVPDPERSLREGAIQPWSTGHNLEYFLRLLEALGESQHFDVDTPWRALPARAQKTILHGSDDQVHVRYRNKYGRERSYYTGFEGVVQWIERRHADTESEWSRDKYEGYMRDVPCAACGGARLKPEVLAVTLAGKSIAEVCNLSVGECADLLAGIELTDRQKLIAERVLKEINARLRFLLDVGLDYLSLDRPAGTLSGGEAQRIRLATQIGSGLVGVLYVLDEPSIGLHQRDNHRLIETLIRLRGLGNTLIVVEHDEDTIRVADWIVDIGPGAGEHGGRIVHSGSVPALLKNKESITGAYLSGRRSIPTPTSRRPQTAGRDLVVHGAREHNLRNLTVSFPLGQLIAVTGVSGSGKSTLVNDILYAVLANQINGARLVPGRHTRVSGLEHVDKVVGVDQSPIGRTPRSNPATYTGVWDHVRKLFAETTEAKVRGYGPGRFSFNVKGGRCEACSGDGTIKIEMNFLPDVYVPCEVCKGARYNRETLEVHYKGKTVSDVLEMPIEEAAEFFSAIPAIHRHLKTLVDVGLGYVRLGQPAPTLSGGEAQRVKLASELQKRSTGRTVYVLDEPTTGLHFEDIRKLLMVLEGLVDKGNTVITIEHNLDVIKTADWLIDMGPEGGHRGGTVLATGTPEEVAEVAESHTGQFLRQVLKLDGEAKGAAAATSRAAKANGATKARAGRKVAAGAR; encoded by the coding sequence GTGGCCGACCGACTGCTAATCCGTGGCGCGCGCGAGCACAACCTGCGTGACGTCAGTCTCGACCTGCCCCGGGACGCACTCATCGTCTTCACCGGGCTGTCCGGGTCGGGCAAGTCGAGCCTGGCCTTCGACACGATCTTCGCCGAGGGGCAGCGGCGCTACGTCGAGTCGCTCTCGTCGTACGCCCGGCAGTTCCTCGGTCAGATGGACAAGCCCGACGTCGACTTCATTGAGGGCCTCAGCCCGGCCGTCTCGATCGACCAGAAGTCCACCTCGCGTAACCCGCGCTCGACAGTCGGCACCATCACGGAGGTCTACGACTACCTGCGCCTGCTCTTCGCCCGCATCGGCGAGCCGCACTGCCCGGTCTGCGGTGAGCGGATCTCCCGGCAGAGCCCGCAGCAGATCGTCGACCGCGTCCTCGCGATGGCCGAGGGCACCAAGTTCATGGTGCTCGCCCCGGTCATCCGTGGCCGCAAGGGCGAATATGTCGACCTCTTCGCCGAGTTGCAGGCCAAGGGCTACGCCCGCGCCCGGGTCGACGGCGTGGTGCACCCGCTGACCGAGCCGCCGAAGCTCAAGAAGCAGGAGAAGCACACCATCGAGGTGGTGATCGACCGGCTGACCGTCAAGCCGAGCGCCAAGCAGCGACTGACCGACTCGGTCGAGGCCGCCCTGGGCCTGTCCAACGGCCTGGTGCTGCTCGACTTCGTCGACCTGCCGGAGGACGACCCGGACCGGGAGCGCCGCTACTCCGAGCACCTGGCCTGCCCCAACGACCACCCGCTCGCCATCGAGGACTTGGAGCCCCGGGTGTTCTCCTTCAACGCGCCGTACGGCGCGTGCCCGGAGTGCACCGGCCTGGGCACCAAGAAGGAGGTCGACCCGGAGCTGCTGGTCCCCGACCCGGAGCGCAGCCTGCGCGAGGGCGCCATCCAGCCCTGGTCCACCGGGCACAACCTGGAATACTTCCTGCGCCTGCTGGAGGCGCTCGGCGAGTCCCAGCACTTCGACGTCGACACCCCGTGGCGGGCGCTGCCGGCGCGGGCGCAGAAGACGATCCTGCACGGCTCCGACGATCAGGTGCACGTGCGATACCGCAACAAGTACGGTCGCGAGCGCTCCTACTACACCGGTTTCGAGGGCGTGGTGCAGTGGATCGAGCGCCGGCACGCCGACACCGAGTCCGAGTGGTCCCGCGACAAGTACGAGGGCTACATGCGCGACGTGCCGTGCGCGGCGTGCGGCGGCGCCCGGCTCAAGCCCGAGGTGCTCGCGGTCACCCTCGCGGGCAAGAGCATCGCCGAGGTCTGCAACCTGTCCGTGGGGGAGTGCGCCGACCTGCTGGCCGGCATCGAGCTGACCGACCGGCAGAAGCTGATCGCCGAGCGGGTGCTCAAGGAGATCAACGCCCGGCTGCGGTTCCTGCTCGACGTCGGTCTGGACTACCTCTCCCTGGACCGCCCGGCCGGCACGCTCTCCGGCGGCGAGGCGCAGCGCATCCGGCTGGCCACCCAGATCGGCTCCGGCCTGGTGGGCGTGCTCTACGTGCTCGACGAGCCGTCGATCGGGCTGCACCAGCGCGACAACCACCGGCTGATCGAGACTTTGATCCGGCTGCGCGGGCTGGGCAACACGCTGATCGTGGTGGAGCACGACGAGGACACCATCCGGGTCGCCGACTGGATCGTCGACATCGGGCCCGGCGCGGGTGAGCACGGCGGCAGGATCGTGCACAGCGGCTCGGTCCCGGCGCTGCTGAAGAACAAGGAGTCGATCACCGGGGCGTACCTGTCCGGGCGCCGGTCGATCCCGACGCCGACGTCGCGCCGCCCGCAGACCGCGGGCCGGGATTTGGTGGTGCACGGCGCGCGGGAGCACAACCTGCGCAACCTGACCGTCTCGTTCCCGCTGGGTCAGTTGATCGCGGTCACCGGGGTCAGCGGCTCGGGCAAGTCGACGCTCGTCAACGACATCCTCTACGCGGTGCTGGCCAACCAGATCAACGGCGCCCGGCTGGTGCCCGGCCGGCACACGCGGGTCTCCGGCCTGGAGCACGTGGACAAGGTCGTCGGCGTGGACCAGTCGCCGATCGGCCGGACGCCGCGCTCCAACCCGGCCACCTACACCGGGGTCTGGGACCACGTCCGCAAGCTCTTCGCCGAGACCACCGAGGCGAAGGTCCGTGGCTACGGTCCGGGCCGGTTCTCGTTCAACGTCAAGGGCGGGCGCTGCGAGGCCTGCTCCGGCGACGGCACGATCAAGATCGAGATGAACTTCCTGCCCGACGTGTACGTCCCGTGCGAGGTCTGCAAGGGCGCCCGGTACAACAGGGAGACCCTGGAGGTGCACTACAAGGGCAAGACCGTCTCGGACGTGCTGGAGATGCCGATCGAGGAGGCGGCGGAGTTCTTCTCCGCCATCCCGGCCATCCACCGGCACCTCAAGACGCTCGTCGACGTGGGCCTGGGCTACGTACGCCTCGGCCAGCCGGCGCCGACCCTCTCCGGTGGCGAGGCGCAACGCGTCAAGCTCGCCTCCGAGCTGCAGAAGCGCTCCACCGGGCGGACGGTGTACGTGCTCGACGAGCCGACCACCGGTCTGCACTTCGAGGACATCCGCAAGCTGCTGATGGTGCTGGAAGGGCTGGTCGACAAGGGCAACACGGTGATCACCATCGAGCACAACCTCGACGTGATCAAGACGGCGGACTGGCTGATCGACATGGGCCCGGAGGGCGGTCACCGGGGCGGCACAGTGCTCGCCACCGGCACCCCCGAGGAGGTCGCCGAGGTGGCGGAGAGCCACACCGGTCAGTTCCTGCGCCAGGTGCTCAAGCTCGACGGCGAGGCCAAGGGCGCGGCTGCCGCCACCAGCCGTGCCGCCAAGGCCAACGGCGCTACCAAGGCACGGGCCGGCCGTAAGGTGGCGGCCGGCGCGCGCTGA
- the rsgA gene encoding ribosome small subunit-dependent GTPase A has protein sequence MTIDLTALGWDAERAAYAERRGEQHPGRVARVDRGVCTVLTAAGPVRASLGGAVFAAAAAADPSALPCAGDWVLLTHWPDRRVTVEVVLPRRAALIRRTAGKDASGQVLAANLDAAAVVEPVHPEPDVGRIERLLAVAHDSGARPLVVLTKADLAADPAALARQLAAVAPGVPVLPVSAERGVGLDPLRAEVAPGRTLGLLGPSGAGKSSLVNALVGAVLMPTQAIRRVDGKGRHTTTWRALVPIPGGGAVIDTPGVRAVGLLDGVAGLDRAFADIAGLAEGCRYADCGHDGEPACAVREALHSGELSTRRWESWRRLQGEVAHESRRREARTAAERRGGWRSARRRATRPPTPGGF, from the coding sequence ATGACTATCGATCTGACCGCCCTGGGCTGGGACGCCGAGCGGGCGGCGTACGCCGAACGACGCGGCGAGCAGCACCCGGGTCGGGTGGCCCGGGTGGACCGGGGGGTCTGCACGGTGCTCACCGCCGCGGGTCCGGTCCGCGCCAGCCTCGGCGGGGCGGTGTTCGCCGCCGCCGCCGCCGCAGACCCGTCCGCGCTGCCCTGCGCCGGGGACTGGGTGCTGCTCACCCACTGGCCGGACCGCCGCGTGACGGTGGAGGTGGTGCTGCCCCGGCGGGCCGCGCTGATCCGGCGTACCGCCGGCAAGGACGCCAGCGGGCAGGTGCTGGCCGCCAACCTCGACGCCGCCGCCGTGGTGGAACCGGTGCACCCCGAGCCGGACGTCGGCCGGATCGAGCGGCTGCTCGCGGTGGCCCACGACTCGGGCGCCCGGCCGCTCGTCGTCCTGACGAAGGCGGACCTGGCGGCCGACCCGGCGGCGCTGGCCCGCCAGTTGGCAGCGGTCGCTCCCGGGGTGCCGGTGCTGCCGGTCAGCGCCGAGCGCGGCGTCGGGCTCGACCCGCTGCGCGCCGAGGTGGCGCCCGGCCGCACGCTCGGTCTGCTCGGGCCCTCCGGGGCCGGCAAGTCGAGCCTGGTCAACGCCCTCGTCGGGGCGGTGCTGATGCCGACCCAGGCGATCCGGCGGGTCGACGGCAAGGGTCGGCACACCACCACCTGGCGGGCGCTCGTACCGATCCCCGGCGGCGGCGCGGTGATCGACACTCCCGGTGTACGGGCGGTCGGACTCCTCGACGGCGTGGCCGGGCTGGACCGGGCGTTCGCCGACATCGCGGGGCTGGCCGAGGGGTGCCGGTACGCCGACTGCGGCCACGACGGCGAGCCGGCCTGCGCGGTGCGGGAGGCGCTGCACAGCGGTGAGCTCTCCACCCGCCGCTGGGAGAGCTGGCGGCGACTGCAGGGGGAGGTCGCCCACGAGAGCCGCCGACGGGAGGCCCGGACGGCGGCGGAGCGGCGCGGCGGCTGGCGCTCGGCCCGGCGGCGGGCGACCCGGCCGCCGACCCCCGGGGGCTTCTGA
- a CDS encoding maleylpyruvate isomerase family mycothiol-dependent enzyme — MTTDPLLLMGEVDAATSRLLRTAGSFDAAGLAAASLLPGWTRGHVLAHLARNADGFVNLLTAARTGEALPMYASVDARNADIEAGAGRPPAAHLDDLRRTADLFAGAVAAMPVEAWAATVQARLGPWPAALLVWGRLREIEVHHLDLSAGYGPTDWSETFAHRLLRETASHHAMRSTPPSMVLRADGSGHEVVIGDRVGAPIVAGPVPDLAAWLIGRADGAALSVTPDGPLPTPPEWI, encoded by the coding sequence GTGACCACGGACCCGCTGCTGCTGATGGGCGAGGTGGACGCGGCCACCAGCCGGCTCCTGCGTACCGCCGGGTCCTTCGACGCGGCGGGCCTGGCCGCCGCGTCGCTGCTGCCCGGCTGGACTCGCGGCCACGTGCTGGCCCACCTGGCGCGCAACGCCGACGGTTTCGTCAACCTGCTCACCGCCGCCCGCACCGGGGAGGCGCTGCCGATGTACGCCTCGGTGGACGCCCGCAACGCGGACATCGAGGCCGGCGCGGGCCGGCCGCCGGCCGCGCACCTCGACGACCTGCGACGCACCGCGGACCTGTTCGCCGGGGCGGTCGCGGCGATGCCGGTGGAGGCCTGGGCGGCGACGGTGCAGGCGCGTCTCGGCCCGTGGCCGGCGGCGCTGCTCGTCTGGGGCCGCCTGCGCGAGATCGAGGTGCACCACCTCGACCTGAGCGCCGGGTACGGCCCCACCGACTGGTCGGAGACGTTCGCCCACCGGCTGCTGCGGGAGACGGCCAGTCATCACGCCATGCGGTCGACACCGCCGTCGATGGTGTTACGCGCCGACGGCAGTGGGCATGAGGTGGTGATCGGGGACCGCGTCGGCGCCCCGATCGTCGCCGGTCCCGTTCCCGACCTCGCCGCCTGGCTGATCGGCCGGGCCGACGGCGCCGCGCTCTCCGTCACTCCCGACGGTCCCCTACCCACTCCACCGGAATGGATCTGA
- a CDS encoding MBL fold metallo-hydrolase: protein MTYSGDVTPGGAPAVRELDGLTISKLSVGPMDNNAYLLRCASTGDQVLIDAANEAPRLLELIGDGGLAAVVTTHQHMDHWVALEEIVAKTGARALVHADDAAGLPIEAERLADGDTVPVGDCALEVIHIKGHTPGSIALLYRDPAGTPHLFTGDSLFPGGVGNTDKDPERFAALIDDVEHKLFDQLPDETWFYPGHGGDSTLGAERPALPQWRARGW from the coding sequence ATGACTTACAGCGGAGACGTCACCCCCGGCGGCGCGCCGGCGGTGCGGGAGCTGGACGGGCTGACCATCAGCAAGCTGTCGGTGGGCCCGATGGACAACAACGCCTACCTGCTGCGCTGCGCCAGCACCGGCGACCAGGTGCTGATCGACGCCGCCAACGAGGCGCCCCGGCTGCTGGAGCTGATCGGCGACGGCGGGCTCGCCGCGGTGGTCACCACCCACCAGCACATGGACCACTGGGTGGCGCTGGAGGAGATCGTCGCCAAGACCGGCGCGCGGGCGCTGGTGCACGCCGACGACGCGGCAGGGCTGCCGATCGAGGCCGAGCGGCTGGCCGACGGTGACACCGTGCCGGTCGGCGACTGCGCGCTGGAGGTCATCCACATCAAGGGGCACACCCCGGGCTCGATCGCGTTGCTCTACCGCGACCCCGCCGGCACCCCGCACCTGTTCACCGGCGACAGCCTGTTCCCCGGTGGCGTCGGCAACACCGACAAGGACCCGGAGCGCTTCGCCGCGCTGATCGACGACGTCGAGCACAAGCTGTTCGACCAGCTGCCGGACGAGACCTGGTTCTACCCGGGCCACGGCGGCGACAGCACCCTGGGCGCCGAACGCCCCGCCCTCCCCCAGTGGAGAGCAAGAGGCTGGTAA
- a CDS encoding VTT domain-containing protein — protein sequence MTQWLAQIGELPLVLLMAALGLVMLFDAVPLLGVLVPGDVAILAAVGVGRPTTGLATFAAVLVGCLAGWSLSFLVGRRYSDRLRQSRIGGWIGETRWAAAEGILRRGGGRMMVVAPFLPVFNALLPLAAGGLRMSYRRFLGCAALGAAAWAGLYLALGTASRTLAGLLPGAPSPLLVTMGVGMVLASVVLLGARRRLFAVAS from the coding sequence ATGACGCAATGGTTGGCCCAGATCGGCGAACTACCGCTTGTGCTGCTGATGGCGGCGCTCGGGCTCGTCATGCTCTTCGACGCCGTACCGCTGCTGGGTGTCCTGGTCCCCGGCGACGTCGCGATCCTGGCGGCCGTCGGAGTGGGCCGCCCCACCACCGGGCTGGCCACCTTCGCCGCGGTGCTGGTCGGCTGCCTCGCCGGCTGGTCACTGAGCTTCCTGGTCGGCCGCCGCTACTCCGATCGGCTGCGGCAGAGCCGGATCGGCGGCTGGATCGGCGAGACACGCTGGGCGGCGGCCGAGGGAATCCTGCGTCGTGGCGGGGGCCGGATGATGGTCGTCGCGCCCTTCCTGCCCGTGTTCAACGCGCTGCTGCCACTCGCCGCCGGTGGGCTGCGGATGTCGTACCGTCGCTTCCTCGGCTGCGCGGCGCTCGGCGCCGCCGCCTGGGCCGGTCTCTACCTCGCCCTCGGCACCGCGTCCCGGACGCTGGCCGGGCTGCTACCCGGTGCGCCCAGCCCGCTGCTGGTCACCATGGGGGTCGGGATGGTGCTGGCGTCTGTCGTCCTGCTGGGGGCTCGGCGTCGGTTGTTCGCTGTCGCTTCTTGA
- a CDS encoding 50S ribosomal protein L11 methyltransferase, whose product MLAPMEGAAADALTELEREIDAPGAGLDRLRLVPTPFVPEVRLHLAVDAIVWWARMEASAGHPLPAPYWASAWAGGQGLARHLLNHPELAAGRRVLDLAAGSGLVAIAAALAGASAVTANDIDPYAVAAVTLNARANRVAVDATGDDLLDGAGTDVDLVVAGDVFYDRALADRVLPFLERAAASGAVVLVGDPGRDHLPADRLAVLADYPVPTTEPTVDSSPRHVQVLRPV is encoded by the coding sequence ATGCTTGCGCCGATGGAGGGTGCCGCAGCCGACGCGCTGACCGAGCTGGAACGGGAGATCGACGCCCCTGGCGCCGGCCTGGACCGGCTTCGGTTGGTGCCCACCCCGTTCGTCCCCGAGGTGCGGCTGCACCTGGCCGTCGACGCGATCGTCTGGTGGGCGCGCATGGAGGCCAGCGCCGGGCACCCGCTGCCCGCGCCGTACTGGGCATCCGCCTGGGCCGGCGGCCAGGGCCTGGCCCGGCACCTGCTCAACCACCCCGAGCTGGCCGCCGGTCGACGCGTGCTCGACCTCGCGGCCGGATCGGGGCTGGTGGCCATCGCCGCCGCGCTGGCCGGCGCGAGCGCCGTCACCGCCAACGACATCGACCCGTACGCGGTCGCCGCCGTCACGCTCAACGCGCGGGCCAACCGGGTCGCCGTCGACGCCACCGGGGACGACCTGCTCGACGGCGCCGGCACCGACGTCGACCTGGTGGTGGCCGGCGACGTCTTCTACGACCGCGCGCTGGCCGACCGGGTGCTGCCGTTCCTGGAGCGGGCCGCCGCCTCCGGTGCCGTCGTCCTGGTCGGCGACCCCGGCCGGGACCACCTGCCGGCGGACCGGCTGGCGGTGCTTGCCGACTACCCGGTGCCCACCACCGAGCCGACAGTCGACTCCTCGCCGCGGCACGTCCAGGTGCTGCGACCGGTCTGA
- a CDS encoding cold-shock protein, whose translation MATGTVKWFNSEKGFGFIEQDGGGPDVFVHYSAIATSGYRELNEGQKVEFEVTQGQKGPQADNVRPM comes from the coding sequence ATGGCAACCGGCACGGTTAAGTGGTTCAACTCGGAAAAGGGCTTCGGCTTCATCGAGCAGGACGGTGGGGGTCCGGACGTGTTCGTCCACTACTCCGCCATCGCGACGAGCGGCTACCGGGAGCTCAACGAGGGCCAGAAGGTCGAGTTCGAGGTGACCCAGGGGCAGAAGGGCCCGCAGGCGGACAACGTCCGCCCGATGTAG
- a CDS encoding MFS transporter — MTTAARSAPTRRRAAGGLLRHRDFRLLWAAQAVSSVGSNVTTVALPLVAVAVLDATTFEVAVLTAAAWLPWLLIGLPAGAWVDRLSRRPLMVACDVCCAVAFLSVPVAALVDRLTVSHLLVVALGAGAARVFFETADQVYLPVLLRPEHLPEGNAKLQATQTVSYVVGPGLAGLIAQLIGAVTALVLDALTFLFSAVLLLRIRTREPLVRRSTGARSMRQDITEGLRFVVRDPYLRVLTVFGAVSNIGLTGYQALLVVFLVRDLRVEPGVVGVLVGVMSTGGILGALLATRLSRRCGTARAMVIGAAFAGPPALLIPLAAPGIGLAWPALGGLLVSLGVAVGNVVKGAFRQTYTPHHLLGRVTVSMQLLNYGTIPLAAVVAGALGARYGVGTAIVVMTTWQAFTPLTLLVGPIRRRRDLPAAPETS, encoded by the coding sequence GTGACCACCGCCGCGCGCAGCGCCCCGACCCGCCGCCGGGCGGCCGGTGGCCTGCTGCGACACCGGGACTTCCGGCTGCTCTGGGCCGCCCAGGCGGTCAGCAGCGTCGGCAGCAACGTCACCACCGTCGCGCTGCCGCTGGTCGCGGTCGCCGTCCTCGACGCCACCACGTTCGAGGTGGCGGTGCTCACCGCCGCGGCGTGGCTGCCCTGGTTGCTGATCGGCCTGCCGGCCGGCGCGTGGGTGGACCGGCTGTCGCGTCGGCCACTGATGGTGGCCTGCGACGTCTGCTGCGCCGTGGCGTTCCTCAGCGTGCCAGTGGCCGCCCTGGTGGACCGGCTCACCGTCTCGCACCTGCTGGTGGTCGCCCTCGGCGCCGGGGCGGCGCGGGTCTTCTTCGAGACCGCCGACCAGGTGTACCTGCCGGTGCTGCTGCGCCCCGAACACCTGCCCGAGGGCAACGCGAAGCTCCAGGCGACCCAGACCGTCAGCTACGTTGTCGGGCCCGGCCTGGCCGGCCTGATCGCCCAGCTCATCGGGGCCGTCACCGCGTTGGTGCTGGACGCGCTCACCTTCCTGTTCTCCGCCGTGCTGCTGCTGCGCATCCGCACCCGTGAACCACTGGTACGCCGCTCGACCGGAGCGCGCTCAATGCGCCAGGATATCACCGAGGGCCTACGGTTCGTCGTCCGGGACCCGTACCTGCGGGTGCTGACGGTCTTCGGCGCGGTCAGCAACATCGGGCTGACCGGCTACCAGGCTTTGCTGGTGGTCTTCCTCGTGCGCGACCTGCGGGTCGAACCGGGCGTGGTCGGCGTGCTGGTCGGCGTCATGAGCACCGGCGGCATCCTCGGCGCGCTCCTCGCCACCAGGCTCTCCCGGCGCTGCGGCACGGCCCGGGCCATGGTGATCGGTGCGGCGTTCGCCGGGCCGCCCGCCCTGCTGATCCCGCTGGCCGCGCCGGGCATCGGGCTGGCCTGGCCGGCGCTCGGCGGTCTGTTGGTCAGCCTCGGGGTCGCGGTCGGCAACGTGGTGAAGGGCGCCTTCCGGCAGACCTACACCCCGCACCACCTGCTGGGCCGGGTGACAGTGAGCATGCAGCTGCTCAACTACGGCACGATCCCGCTCGCGGCGGTGGTGGCCGGCGCGCTCGGCGCGCGCTACGGCGTCGGGACGGCGATCGTCGTGATGACCACCTGGCAGGCGTTCACCCCGTTGACCCTGCTGGTGGGGCCAATCCGAAGGCGGCGGGACCTGCCCGCCGCCCCGGAGACGTCGTGA
- a CDS encoding metalloregulator ArsR/SmtB family transcription factor has protein sequence MDTPDVRQITDSRVLAAMAHPLRRRLMDVLKVHGPSTVGLLAERTDQSPANVSHHLKVLAAADLVTEAPELARDRRERWWRLVSRKLRWSNADFDTDPAARAVADAATSLNLDRHVALARAWHATDEATQADWHDAPFSTDHWLRLTPDELAELSREVVDLLARWADRDLPGDDAERRPVFVFVHGVPARP, from the coding sequence ATGGACACCCCCGACGTACGCCAGATCACCGACTCGCGGGTGCTGGCGGCCATGGCCCACCCGCTGCGTCGCCGGCTGATGGACGTGCTCAAGGTGCACGGGCCGTCGACTGTCGGCCTGCTCGCCGAGCGCACCGACCAGTCGCCCGCCAACGTCAGTCACCACCTCAAGGTGCTCGCCGCCGCCGACCTGGTCACCGAGGCGCCGGAGCTGGCCCGGGACCGGCGCGAACGCTGGTGGCGCCTGGTCAGCCGCAAGCTGCGCTGGTCCAACGCCGACTTCGACACCGACCCGGCCGCCCGGGCGGTCGCCGACGCCGCCACCTCCCTCAACCTCGACCGGCACGTCGCCCTGGCCCGAGCGTGGCACGCCACCGACGAGGCCACCCAGGCCGACTGGCACGACGCGCCGTTCTCCACCGACCACTGGCTGCGCCTCACCCCGGACGAGCTGGCCGAGCTGAGCCGCGAGGTGGTCGACCTGCTCGCGCGCTGGGCCGACCGGGACCTGCCCGGCGACGACGCCGAGCGCCGACCGGTCTTCGTGTTCGTCCACGGCGTGCCGGCCCGGCCGTGA